A genomic region of Gossypium hirsutum isolate 1008001.06 chromosome D01, Gossypium_hirsutum_v2.1, whole genome shotgun sequence contains the following coding sequences:
- the LOC107921222 gene encoding uncharacterized protein At2g29880: protein MSATQEGVVCRAKAEWTPSRDAFLVELFIEQHNCGRTAYNEFKNDVIRSVTRDFNNKFGMNLEENQIKNRYNVMKKDYGVVKTLLGHNGFGWDETRQMVVADDKVWDNYIAVRSEARPFRRKSFPLYKQMSIIFEGERTTGKSMPNTAPIITEEGNSNTETVRSSEPTNVPTQVVEGTLDSDSIIRISDKQPKKRKSVAPRASAHKKKVCYDAGEPIENAIYEMFSAVKMRALQRDASNERTLYHKCLEELQHLEELDDAEELDDAEFTKSVNVLKDDKNAIAFMTIKGPRRLIWLRSIWQAS, encoded by the exons ATGTCAGCAACACAGGAAGGAGTTGTATGTAGGGCCAAAGCAGAATGGACTCCGTCTCGGGATGCATTTCTGGTTGAGCTTTTCATCGAGCAGCACAATTGTGGACGAACTGCATATAATGAATTCAAGAACGATGTTATTCGGTCTGTTACGCGTGATTTTAACAACAAGTTCGGCATGAATTTGGaagaaaaccaaataaaaaaccgTTACAATGTGATGAAAAAAGATTATGGCGTTGTTAAAACCCTACTCGGACATAATGGATTTGGTTGGGATGAAACTCGACAAATGGTGGTTGCTGATGACAAAGTTTGGGACAACTATATCGCGGTACGAAGTGAAGCAAGACCCTTCCGACGCAAGAGCTTTCCTCTCTATAAACAAATGTCTATCATATTTGAAG GCGAAAGAACTACCGGCAAATCCATGCCGAACACGGCTCCAATTATAACTGAAGAGGGGAATAGCAACACAGAGACAGTTCGATCTTCAGAGCCAACTAATGTACCGACACAAGTGGTTGAGGGTACCCTTGATTCTGATTCGATAATTCGAATAAGTGACAAACAACCTAAGAAACGAAAGTCTGTGGCTCCAAGAGCTTCAGCTCATAAGAAAAAGGTCTGCTATGATGCTGGTGAGCCGATAGAGAACGCCATATACGAGATGTTTTCAGCTGTCAAGATGAGAGCTTTACAAAGAGATGCATCAAACGAGAGAACATTGTATCATAAGTGCCTGGAAGAGTTGCAGCATTTAGAAGAACTGGATGATGCTGAAGAACTGGATGATGCTGAGTTTACAAAGTCTGTCAATGTTCTCAAAGACGATAAAAACGCAATTGCATTCATGACAATTAAAGGGCCTCGGCGGTTGATTTGGTTGAGGTCTATATGGCAAGCATCGTGA
- the LOC107921221 gene encoding thaumatin-like protein 1b isoform X1: MDRRHLSSTFVLLLFISFFSEVNPASFKIVNKCRHTIWPGFLSGANTAHLTTTGFVLKPGKSRTVTIPKSWSGRLWGRTLCGVDSSRKFVCQSGDCGSGQIECSGNGAKPPATLAEFTLNGAGGLDFYDVSLVDGYNLPMLIVVKGGKGGNCSATGCLLDLNGACPSELRVARQNGGGGVGCRSACEAFGDPEYCCSGPFGTPNVCRPSRYSLFFKHACPRAYSYAYDDTTSTYTCAGADYVIMFCPPPYTSQKVFGARKDGALLPLVNKSMIYISSLHANGASLSVARTSSTEGRHSIRWIKMSGNINLHIAYRYWDFTFATQILYTFCFYTDTQKVSKFLLSNEYQGLNSTYPLTI, translated from the exons ATGGATCGTCGTCATCTCTCTTCCACCTTTGTTTTGCTCCTCTTCATCTCCTTCTTCTCAG AAGTGAATCCAGCTTCTTTCAAGATCGTCAACAAGTGCCGCCACACGATATGGCCGGGTTTTTTATCTGGCGCCAACACTGCTCATCTTACAACAACCGGCTTCGTTCTAAAACCCGGCAAATCAAGAACAGTGACAATACCAAAGTCTTGGTCCGGTCGACTCTGGGGTCGAACCCTTTGCGGCGTCGATTCCTCCCGTAAATTCGTTTGTCAAAGCGGCGATTGCGGCTCCGGCCAAATTGAATGTTCCGGAAATGGCGCCAAGCCGCCAGCCACTCTCGCGGAATTTACGTTAAATGGTGCCGGAGGATTAGACTTTTACGACGTCAGCTTAGTGGACGGCTACAATTTGCCGATGTTGATAGTGGTCAAGGGAGGTAAAGGCGGGAATTGTAGCGCCACAGGTTGCTTATTGGACCTCAACGGTGCTTGTCCATCTGAGTTACGCGTTGCGCGTCAAAATGGTGGTGGAGGCGTGGGGTGTAGGAGCGCGTGTGAAGCGTTCGGAGATCCCGAATACTGTTGCAGCGGGCCGTTCGGAACGCCTAACGTTTGTCGGCCATCCAGATACTCGTTGTTTTTCAAGCATGCTTGCCCACGCGCGTATAGCTATGCGTACGACGATACCACGAGTACGTACACGTGTGCCGGCGCTGATTACGTCATCATGTTCTGCCCTCCTCCTTATACCAG TCAGAAAGTGTTTGGTGCAAGGAAGGATGGAGCGCTGCTACCGCTTGTAAATAAGAGTATGATATACATATCCAGCCTACATGCAAATGGGGCATCACTATCAG TAGCAAGGACTAGCTCAACTGAAGGGAGACATTCTATACGCTGGATTAAAATGAGCGGCAACATAAATTTGCATATTGCCTACAGATATTGGGATTTCACGTTTGCCACACAAATATTGTACACATTTTGTTTTTATACTGATACACAAAAGGTTTCCAAGTTTTTACTGTCAAATGAATATCAAGGTTTAAATTCAACATATCCTTTGACCATCTGA
- the LOC107921221 gene encoding thaumatin-like protein 1b isoform X3, translating to MDRRHLSSTFVLLLFISFFSEVNPASFKIVNKCRHTIWPGFLSGANTAHLTTTGFVLKPGKSRTVTIPKSWSGRLWGRTLCGVDSSRKFVCQSGDCGSGQIECSGNGAKPPATLAEFTLNGAGGLDFYDVSLVDGYNLPMLIVVKGGKGGNCSATGCLLDLNGACPSELRVARQNGGGGVGCRSACEAFGDPEYCCSGPFGTPNVCRPSRYSLFFKHACPRAYSYAYDDTTSTYTCAGADYVIMFCPPPYTSQKVFGARKDGALLPLVNKSMIYISSLHANGASLSGK from the exons ATGGATCGTCGTCATCTCTCTTCCACCTTTGTTTTGCTCCTCTTCATCTCCTTCTTCTCAG AAGTGAATCCAGCTTCTTTCAAGATCGTCAACAAGTGCCGCCACACGATATGGCCGGGTTTTTTATCTGGCGCCAACACTGCTCATCTTACAACAACCGGCTTCGTTCTAAAACCCGGCAAATCAAGAACAGTGACAATACCAAAGTCTTGGTCCGGTCGACTCTGGGGTCGAACCCTTTGCGGCGTCGATTCCTCCCGTAAATTCGTTTGTCAAAGCGGCGATTGCGGCTCCGGCCAAATTGAATGTTCCGGAAATGGCGCCAAGCCGCCAGCCACTCTCGCGGAATTTACGTTAAATGGTGCCGGAGGATTAGACTTTTACGACGTCAGCTTAGTGGACGGCTACAATTTGCCGATGTTGATAGTGGTCAAGGGAGGTAAAGGCGGGAATTGTAGCGCCACAGGTTGCTTATTGGACCTCAACGGTGCTTGTCCATCTGAGTTACGCGTTGCGCGTCAAAATGGTGGTGGAGGCGTGGGGTGTAGGAGCGCGTGTGAAGCGTTCGGAGATCCCGAATACTGTTGCAGCGGGCCGTTCGGAACGCCTAACGTTTGTCGGCCATCCAGATACTCGTTGTTTTTCAAGCATGCTTGCCCACGCGCGTATAGCTATGCGTACGACGATACCACGAGTACGTACACGTGTGCCGGCGCTGATTACGTCATCATGTTCTGCCCTCCTCCTTATACCAG TCAGAAAGTGTTTGGTGCAAGGAAGGATGGAGCGCTGCTACCGCTTGTAAATAAGAGTATGATATACATATCCAGCCTACATGCAAATGGGGCATCACTATCAG GCAAGTAG
- the LOC107921221 gene encoding thaumatin-like protein 1b isoform X2 has product MDRRHLSSTFVLLLFISFFSEVNPASFKIVNKCRHTIWPGFLSGANTAHLTTTGFVLKPGKSRTVTIPKSWSGRLWGRTLCGVDSSRKFVCQSGDCGSGQIECSGNGAKPPATLAEFTLNGAGGLDFYDVSLVDGYNLPMLIVVKGGKGGNCSATGCLLDLNGACPSELRVARQNGGGGVGCRSACEAFGDPEYCCSGPFGTPNVCRPSRYSLFFKHACPRAYSYAYDDTTSTYTCAGADYVIMFCPPPYTSQKVFGARKDGALLPLVNKSMIYISSLHANGASLSGLLQLQSTVPAASFTMAIFLFWQLILTL; this is encoded by the exons ATGGATCGTCGTCATCTCTCTTCCACCTTTGTTTTGCTCCTCTTCATCTCCTTCTTCTCAG AAGTGAATCCAGCTTCTTTCAAGATCGTCAACAAGTGCCGCCACACGATATGGCCGGGTTTTTTATCTGGCGCCAACACTGCTCATCTTACAACAACCGGCTTCGTTCTAAAACCCGGCAAATCAAGAACAGTGACAATACCAAAGTCTTGGTCCGGTCGACTCTGGGGTCGAACCCTTTGCGGCGTCGATTCCTCCCGTAAATTCGTTTGTCAAAGCGGCGATTGCGGCTCCGGCCAAATTGAATGTTCCGGAAATGGCGCCAAGCCGCCAGCCACTCTCGCGGAATTTACGTTAAATGGTGCCGGAGGATTAGACTTTTACGACGTCAGCTTAGTGGACGGCTACAATTTGCCGATGTTGATAGTGGTCAAGGGAGGTAAAGGCGGGAATTGTAGCGCCACAGGTTGCTTATTGGACCTCAACGGTGCTTGTCCATCTGAGTTACGCGTTGCGCGTCAAAATGGTGGTGGAGGCGTGGGGTGTAGGAGCGCGTGTGAAGCGTTCGGAGATCCCGAATACTGTTGCAGCGGGCCGTTCGGAACGCCTAACGTTTGTCGGCCATCCAGATACTCGTTGTTTTTCAAGCATGCTTGCCCACGCGCGTATAGCTATGCGTACGACGATACCACGAGTACGTACACGTGTGCCGGCGCTGATTACGTCATCATGTTCTGCCCTCCTCCTTATACCAG TCAGAAAGTGTTTGGTGCAAGGAAGGATGGAGCGCTGCTACCGCTTGTAAATAAGAGTATGATATACATATCCAGCCTACATGCAAATGGGGCATCACTATCAGGTCTGCTCCAACTGCAATCTACTGTCCCTGCAGCCTCTTTTACAATGGCTATTTTCCTCTTTTGGCAACTTATTTTAACTTTGTGA